In Sphingobacterium sp. lm-10, one DNA window encodes the following:
- a CDS encoding DoxX family protein, with translation MKIVKFILSLLFGLLFINAGLNKFLNYMPVPEPTPQELEIFQAIEKLQWIMPLIGLVEIIGGILFIIPRTRAIGAIVILPVMVGIVLHNYTFMPSGLAMAIPLLLINLWMIIDHRAKFMQLLQGN, from the coding sequence ATGAAAATCGTAAAATTCATCTTGAGCTTATTATTCGGTTTGCTGTTTATCAACGCGGGACTGAATAAATTCTTAAACTACATGCCCGTGCCGGAGCCGACTCCTCAGGAATTGGAAATATTCCAGGCAATCGAAAAACTACAATGGATCATGCCATTAATTGGATTGGTGGAAATAATAGGTGGCATACTGTTTATCATTCCCAGAACCCGGGCCATTGGAGCCATCGTGATACTTCCCGTGATGGTTGGCATTGTGCTCCACAACTACACATTCATGCCAAGCGGCTTAGCCATGGCTATTCCACTGCTATTGATCAACCTATGGATGATTATTGATCACCGCGCTAAGTTTATGCAGCTTCTTCAAGGAAATTAG